Proteins from one Dromiciops gliroides isolate mDroGli1 chromosome 6, mDroGli1.pri, whole genome shotgun sequence genomic window:
- the PHLDA2 gene encoding pleckstrin homology-like domain family A member 2: MKVPGAVLREGELEKRSDSLFQLWKKKLVVLSTDRLSLFPDGPAAARRGARPKELRFHSILKVDCVERTAKHVYFTIVTRDRKEIDFRCPDESCWNASITMALIDFQNQRAIEDFRSRQELEREREREQVGPPERRLARAP; the protein is encoded by the coding sequence ATGAAGGTCCCGGGGGCCGTGCTCCGCGAAGGCGAGCTTGAGAAACGGAGCGACAGCCTCTTTCAGCTATGGAAGAAGAAACTCGTGGTGCTTAGCACCGACCGCCTGAGCCTGTTCCCCGACGGCCCGGCAGCGGCCCGCCGAGGCGCGCGCCCCAAGGAACTGCGCTTCCACTCCATCCTCAAGGTGGACTGTGTGGAGCGCACGGCTAAGCACGTCTACTTTACCATCGTCACCAGGGACCGCAAGGAGATCGACTTCCGCTGTCCGGACGAGAGCTGCTGGAACGCTTCTATCACCATGGCGCTCATCGACTTCCAGAACCAGCGCGCCATCGAGGATTTCAGGAGTCGGCAGGAGCTggagcgggagcgggagcgggagcAGGTGGGGCCTCCCGAGCGCCGGCTGGCCCGCGCGCCCTGA